The following coding sequences lie in one Ostrea edulis chromosome 8, xbOstEdul1.1, whole genome shotgun sequence genomic window:
- the LOC125663184 gene encoding uncharacterized protein LOC125663184, with protein MSCPIYKESLLPTTRDVQNTSVNIVNIPVCITCVSSGKHKGHELTEFLENLSYRTQHLQKDLEELETRIYPRYEVLASDIQTEKAELETTYGKLTTAAGKEGEILYLEITAIVNRRKSDIQEMKNKHLSTLNKNTEDITQKIIELKQIISDLKSILKSNDISLTSTYKSRNSKFRTILPKVRVTLPSFTPQKLNKDQLREMFSSLSPISINTEHGRTIKSAEAVSSPPVKSVKSTEGASSLPVKPLLDEQRLTDTIDTEYRQLYSVSCLSDELVWTCGDNETMNILNLRGKLLTSIKTKSGNTPRDIAVTRDGNLVYTDSKTKTINLVKNKQIQTVITLQGWYPRYVCSAASNADREARAVVVVNQLGKLRFRYTGHLSNTKQSFDPVGITTDSQSHILIADFNNDRIDILDQDGQFLGYIQNVELPHGVCVDISDNLFVAEIVNAVVKKIQYLSTQCKSYISKQV; from the exons ATGTCATGCCCtatttacaaagaaagtctaCTCCCAACTACCCGAGATGTCCAAAACACATCAGTGAACATTGTAAACATTCCTGTCTGTATTACCTGCGTCTCCTCCGGtaaacacaaaggtcacgaATTAACAGAATTTCTGGAAAACCTCAGCTATAGAACACAACATTTACAAAAAGATCTCGAAGAATTAGAGACCAGAATTTACCCACGATATGAAGTATTGGCGTCCGATATCCAAACTGAGAAAGCCGAGTTGGAAACGACTTACGGGAAATTGACAACAGCTGCCGGAAAAGAAGGTGAAATCTTATACCTGGAGattaccgccattgtcaaccgacGGAAATCAGACATTcaggaaatgaaaaacaaacacttaTCTACCCTGAACAAAAATACAGAAGATATCACACAGAAAATTATTGAACTCAAGCAGATCATttccgacttgaaatcaataCTAAAATCAAATGACATCTCCTTAACTTCTACTTACAAATCCAGGAATTCCAAATTTAGAACAATACTGCCTAAAGTCCGAGTTACATTGCCGAGTTTTACTCCTCAGAAACTAAACAAAGACCAGCTCCGGGAAATGTTTAGTTCTCTGTCCCCaatatccattaacacagaacatggccGCACAAtaaagtcagcagaagctgtatcgtctcctcctgTCAAATCAGTGAAGTCAACAGAAGGTGCATCGTCTCTTCCAGTCAAACCACTACTTGATGAGCAGCGGCTCACCGACACCATAGATACTGAGTATAGGCAACTATACAGTGTTAGTTGTCTCAGTGACGAACTGGTCTGGACATGCGGGGATAACGAAACCATGAATATCCTCAACCTCCggggtaaactactgacatcaataaaaaccaagtcagggaacaCACCACGGGACATAGCGGTGACACGGGACGGaaatcttgtttatactgactctAAAACTAAAACTATAAACCTAGtcaagaataaacagatacagaccgtgatcacactacaggggtggtaTCCTCGCTATGTCTGCAGTGCCGCCTCTAATG CTGACCGTGAAGCTAGAGCAGTAGTGGTGGTTAATCAGttaggaaaactccgatttagatacactggtcatctctcTAATACCAAGCAATCATTTGACCCAGTCGGCATCAcaacagacagccagagtcacatcctgataGCAGACTTTAACAATGACCGTATCGACATcttagatcaggacggacagttcctcggTTACATTCAAAATGTAGAACTTCCTCACGGTGTGTGTGTGGACATCAGCGACAACCTTTTTGTGGCTGAGATTGTCAACGCTgtagtgaagaaaatccaatatctatcaACACAGTGTAAATCATACATCTCTAAACAGGTTTAA